In one Polaribacter sp. ALD11 genomic region, the following are encoded:
- the gdhA gene encoding NADP-specific glutamate dehydrogenase — protein sequence MNITEILINLETKHPNEKEYLQAVKEVLESIETVYNENPQYEAAKIIERLVEPDRILTFRISWVDDSGNVHVNLGHRIQFNNAIGPYKGGIRLHPSVNLSILKFLGFEQIFKNALTTLPMGGGKGGSDFNPKGKSDAEIMRFCQAFMLELWRFIGPSTDVPAGDIGTGSREIGFMYGMFKKLQQENSGVFTGKGLNWGGSLIRPEATGFGGVYFTKEMLETKNDDFKGKTIALSGFGNVTWGVALKITELGGKVVTISGPDGYIHDEKGLDDDKISYLLQLRGSNNDVVSPYADEFPEATFYPNEKPWSVKCDIAMPCATQNELNGEDAAKLIANGVQYVAEVSNMGCTPEAIHEFHNAKILYGPGKAVNAGGVGVSGLEMSQNAMKINWTKEEVDAKLHQIMNSIHTACLKFGTEEDGYINYVKGANIAGFIKVADAMLDQGVI from the coding sequence ATGAATATCACAGAAATTTTAATAAATCTAGAAACGAAACACCCTAACGAAAAGGAATATTTACAGGCTGTTAAAGAAGTTTTAGAGTCTATTGAAACGGTTTATAATGAAAACCCACAATATGAGGCTGCAAAAATTATTGAACGTTTAGTAGAACCAGATCGTATTTTAACTTTTAGAATCTCTTGGGTTGATGATTCAGGAAATGTTCATGTGAATTTAGGTCACAGAATACAGTTTAATAACGCAATTGGCCCCTACAAAGGAGGTATTCGATTACACCCAAGTGTAAATTTAAGCATCTTAAAGTTTTTAGGGTTCGAGCAAATATTTAAAAACGCCTTAACTACATTACCAATGGGAGGTGGAAAAGGAGGATCAGATTTTAACCCAAAAGGAAAATCAGATGCCGAAATTATGCGTTTTTGTCAAGCATTTATGTTAGAACTATGGAGATTTATTGGACCAAGTACAGATGTACCTGCTGGAGATATTGGAACAGGATCTAGAGAAATAGGTTTTATGTATGGTATGTTTAAAAAATTACAACAAGAAAACTCGGGCGTTTTTACAGGTAAAGGTTTAAATTGGGGAGGAAGCTTAATTAGACCAGAAGCAACAGGTTTTGGAGGCGTTTACTTTACAAAAGAAATGTTAGAAACTAAAAATGACGATTTTAAAGGTAAAACGATTGCGCTTTCTGGTTTTGGAAACGTAACGTGGGGTGTTGCTTTAAAAATCACAGAATTAGGCGGAAAAGTAGTTACTATTTCTGGGCCTGATGGATATATTCATGATGAAAAAGGATTGGATGATGATAAAATAAGTTACTTGCTACAATTAAGAGGAAGTAATAACGATGTTGTTTCTCCGTATGCAGATGAATTTCCAGAAGCTACTTTTTATCCAAATGAAAAACCTTGGAGTGTAAAATGTGATATTGCAATGCCATGTGCTACTCAAAATGAGTTAAACGGAGAAGATGCAGCAAAGTTAATAGCAAATGGTGTACAATATGTAGCAGAGGTTTCTAATATGGGGTGTACTCCAGAAGCCATTCATGAGTTTCATAATGCCAAAATTTTATACGGACCTGGTAAAGCAGTAAATGCAGGTGGAGTTGGTGTTTCTGGATTAGAAATGTCTCAAAACGCCATGAAAATAAACTGGACGAAAGAAGAAGTGGATGCTAAATTACATCAAATAATGAATTCTATACACACAGCTTGTTTAAAGTTTGGAACAGAAGAAGATGGCTATATAAACTACGTAAAAGGAGCAAATATTGCTGGTTTCATTAAAGTAGCCGATGCCATGTTAGACCAAGGTGTAATTTAA
- a CDS encoding LysE family transporter, producing the protein MNFLIFIVLGFGIAAAGSITPSFLNLTVVKFSLRNGKKAAFYLIGGYATILFFQANIGAYLSSILMKNSTYITLIQKIGTGILFLLSINFFRIHFTSNEKKEKKEIPKSKAYSHGIIMSSLNTIAIPFYFTSISVLIGLEYFEYSLLNGFYFSIGSTLGSFSLYSLYAIVAEKIQHKLTYIAAKMDFILGCLTGIVAIVNLVYLLL; encoded by the coding sequence ATGAACTTTCTTATTTTTATTGTCTTGGGTTTTGGTATTGCAGCAGCAGGTAGTATAACACCCAGTTTTTTAAACTTAACAGTTGTAAAATTTAGTTTAAGAAATGGTAAGAAAGCTGCGTTCTATTTAATTGGTGGTTATGCAACCATTTTATTTTTTCAGGCAAATATTGGTGCATATTTGTCTAGTATTTTAATGAAAAACTCAACGTATATTACTCTAATTCAAAAAATAGGAACTGGAATTCTTTTTCTACTATCTATCAATTTTTTTAGAATACATTTCACTTCAAACGAAAAGAAAGAAAAAAAAGAAATTCCTAAATCAAAAGCCTATTCACATGGTATCATCATGTCTTCTTTAAATACTATTGCCATTCCTTTTTATTTTACGTCAATTTCTGTTTTAATAGGATTAGAATATTTTGAGTATTCATTATTAAATGGTTTTTACTTCTCAATTGGTTCCACATTGGGGTCTTTTTCTCTGTACTCTCTATATGCTATTGTTGCTGAAAAAATTCAACATAAACTAACGTATATTGCAGCTAAAATGGATTTTATTTTGGGATGTTTAACAGGAATTGTGGCCATTGTAAACTTAGTGTATCTACTTCTCTAA
- a CDS encoding LysE family transporter, producing MLFLTFFIGFILSSIGSIPPSMLNMTSLKISLEKGRKASNKYALGVSIIAIPQVFIAVILTKHIAENPAILGVLEKAGILIFILLSYYFYSASRKGKIKVEEIKKKKEFPFLTGITLSVINMFGIPFFCGIVVLLDALRLFSFHMVSVLFFTLGSVLGTFYVLFLYGKFAKKIQQKTGKLTKDINIVLSILTGFVAVITLIKGFI from the coding sequence ATGCTGTTTTTAACCTTTTTTATCGGATTTATTCTTTCTTCCATAGGTTCTATACCACCAAGTATGTTAAATATGACTTCCTTAAAAATTAGTTTAGAAAAAGGAAGAAAAGCTTCTAATAAATATGCCTTAGGTGTTTCTATTATTGCAATTCCACAGGTATTTATTGCTGTTATTTTAACCAAACACATTGCAGAAAATCCAGCAATCTTAGGTGTTTTAGAAAAAGCAGGAATCCTTATTTTTATATTGTTGTCTTACTATTTTTATAGCGCATCTAGAAAAGGAAAAATTAAAGTTGAAGAAATAAAGAAGAAAAAAGAATTTCCTTTTTTAACAGGAATTACATTATCTGTAATAAACATGTTTGGCATTCCTTTTTTTTGCGGAATTGTAGTATTGCTAGATGCTCTTCGTCTATTTAGTTTTCACATGGTTTCTGTATTATTTTTTACTTTAGGGTCTGTGCTTGGTACATTTTATGTCCTTTTTTTATACGGAAAGTTTGCAAAAAAGATTCAACAAAAAACAGGGAAATTAACAAAAGACATTAATATAGTATTGTCTATTTTAACGGGTTTTGTTGCAGTTATTACATTAATAAAAGGATTTATTTAA
- a CDS encoding S9 family peptidase, translated as MKSIQNRVVQGTHNKPIVTDVFYKEDHQPKKIIIFCHGYKGFKDWGAWNLMAEAFANAGFFFVKFNFSHNGGTFEQPIDFPNLDAFGNNNYTKELDDLESVLDWISSEEKFKNEVDSNDISIIGHSRGGGIVLLKANEDARIKKVITLASVCDFGSRSSTIGDLENWKKTGVKYVLNGRTKQNMPHFYQFYEDFKENEQRLNIEKAVRNLKIPQLILHGDKDTSISLEEGEKIHSWNSKSRLEIIEKANHVFNVSHPWKEKNMSKELEKVVNTCLHFLKE; from the coding sequence ATGAAAAGTATACAAAATAGAGTAGTTCAGGGAACGCACAATAAGCCAATTGTAACAGATGTTTTTTATAAAGAAGATCATCAACCAAAAAAAATAATTATCTTTTGCCACGGTTACAAAGGGTTTAAAGATTGGGGTGCTTGGAATTTAATGGCAGAAGCTTTTGCAAATGCAGGTTTCTTCTTTGTTAAGTTTAATTTTTCTCATAATGGAGGAACTTTTGAACAACCTATAGATTTTCCAAATTTAGATGCTTTTGGAAATAATAATTACACCAAAGAATTAGACGATTTAGAAAGTGTTTTAGATTGGATTTCATCTGAAGAAAAATTTAAGAATGAAGTTGATTCTAATGATATTTCTATTATTGGACATAGTAGAGGTGGCGGAATTGTGTTACTAAAAGCAAATGAAGATGCTCGAATTAAAAAAGTAATTACATTAGCTTCTGTTTGCGATTTTGGTTCAAGAAGTTCAACTATTGGCGATTTGGAGAATTGGAAAAAAACAGGCGTTAAATATGTTTTAAACGGAAGAACAAAGCAAAACATGCCACATTTTTATCAATTTTATGAAGATTTTAAAGAAAATGAACAACGTTTAAATATTGAAAAAGCGGTAAGAAATTTAAAGATCCCGCAGTTAATACTTCACGGAGATAAAGATACTTCAATCTCTTTAGAGGAAGGTGAAAAAATACATTCTTGGAACTCTAAAAGCAGATTAGAAATTATTGAAAAAGCAAATCATGTTTTTAATGTTTCTCATCCATGGAAAGAAAAAAACATGTCTAAAGAGTTAGAAAAGGTTGTAAATACTTGTCTTCATTTTTTAAAAGAGTAA
- a CDS encoding DUF5074 domain-containing protein: MRNLYSKIILLCIITLAACSKETNLLEETPIFDTTFILSLESDNTSLTYLNKDKYPTLNVYSSANSETTSFSEFNNKLYLVSQNGPSFISILDLETLSLENTVTTSKVGSPSYLQMYSDTDGLVINTSGRGRRKKYNLSTVNTVTGIGESITGTSNAVLFNNAALLLDGENVLIADGKELKSFDINTKTIKTLLTFSENISGVLRNNENNIWVATEKRTALAAFTKLKNDYTISETVEITNETINLFKNSILNMNSNSETAYWSESASGKIYRFNTTTKTVEEFASPINNSVALNTVVKEHPVTKQVYVAGLEDFFNPDNSILAIYNNDKSFAKEVKSIGVSPIDIYFSNKVFFNN, encoded by the coding sequence ATGAGAAATCTCTATTCGAAAATTATACTATTATGTATAATTACACTTGCCGCTTGTTCTAAAGAAACTAACCTTTTAGAAGAAACACCAATTTTTGACACGACTTTTATTTTAAGTCTAGAAAGTGACAACACATCTTTGACTTACTTAAACAAAGACAAATACCCTACATTAAATGTGTATTCTTCTGCCAATAGTGAAACTACATCTTTTTCTGAATTTAATAACAAGTTGTATTTGGTAAGCCAAAATGGACCTAGTTTTATTTCTATTTTAGATTTAGAAACTTTAAGTTTAGAAAATACTGTAACCACATCTAAGGTGGGCTCGCCTTCTTATTTGCAAATGTATTCTGATACCGATGGTTTGGTAATTAATACTTCTGGTAGAGGAAGAAGAAAAAAATACAATTTATCTACTGTAAATACTGTTACAGGAATTGGAGAAAGTATTACAGGTACCTCTAATGCTGTTTTATTTAATAATGCTGCCTTATTATTAGACGGAGAAAATGTTCTAATTGCAGATGGTAAAGAGTTAAAATCTTTTGATATAAACACAAAAACAATAAAAACGCTTCTAACTTTTTCTGAAAATATTTCTGGAGTATTAAGAAATAATGAAAATAATATTTGGGTTGCTACAGAAAAAAGAACGGCTTTAGCTGCATTCACAAAACTAAAGAACGATTACACCATTTCAGAAACGGTTGAAATTACTAACGAAACTATTAATCTATTTAAAAACAGTATTTTAAATATGAATTCAAACTCAGAAACTGCCTATTGGTCTGAGTCTGCTTCAGGTAAGATTTATAGATTTAATACCACTACAAAAACTGTAGAAGAATTCGCTTCACCCATAAATAATAGTGTAGCTCTTAACACAGTTGTAAAAGAGCACCCAGTTACAAAGCAAGTATATGTTGCAGGTTTAGAAGATTTTTTTAATCCTGACAACAGTATTTTAGCTATTTATAATAATGATAAAAGTTTTGCTAAAGAAGTAAAAAGTATAGGTGTTTCTCCAATCGACATTTATTTTTCTAATAAAGTTTTTTTTAATAATTAA
- the dinB gene encoding DNA polymerase IV yields the protein MELQPPFRKIIHVDMDAFYASVAELDNPELRGKAIAVGGEGRRGVISAASYEARKFGVKSAMSGTLARQKCPHLIFVNSDFDRYREISKKVREIFYEYTDLVEPLSLDEAYLDVTENKKGNPSANTIAKEIRQRIFDETGLRASAGISINKFIAKVASDINKPNGQKTVHPDEVIQFLEELPVNKFYGVGKVTAAKMYNLGIFKGNDLKKKSLEELIKLFGKSGTHYYNIVRGIHNSAVKPNRIRKSLAAERTFSENISSEIFMIEKLDKIADELERRMKKTDTKGKTITLKIKYSDFTQQTRSKTKATFMQTKNEFFPVVKELLYQDKLPNSVRLLGLSFGNLNTEITAPIWVQLKFEF from the coding sequence ATGGAATTGCAACCTCCTTTTAGAAAAATAATTCATGTAGATATGGATGCTTTTTATGCGTCTGTAGCAGAATTAGACAACCCAGAATTAAGAGGGAAAGCAATTGCAGTAGGTGGAGAGGGCAGAAGAGGTGTTATTTCTGCGGCAAGTTATGAAGCGCGTAAATTTGGTGTAAAATCTGCAATGAGTGGCACTTTAGCAAGGCAAAAATGCCCACATTTAATTTTTGTAAATAGCGATTTTGATCGTTACAGAGAAATATCTAAAAAAGTTAGAGAAATATTTTACGAGTACACAGATTTGGTAGAACCACTTTCGTTGGATGAAGCCTATTTAGATGTTACAGAAAACAAGAAAGGGAATCCGTCTGCAAATACAATTGCAAAAGAAATTAGACAGCGCATTTTCGATGAAACTGGTCTAAGAGCATCCGCAGGAATTTCTATTAACAAATTTATTGCAAAAGTAGCGTCTGATATAAACAAACCAAACGGACAAAAAACAGTGCATCCAGATGAGGTAATTCAGTTTTTAGAAGAACTTCCTGTTAATAAATTCTACGGAGTAGGTAAAGTTACTGCGGCAAAAATGTACAATTTAGGGATCTTCAAAGGGAATGATTTAAAGAAAAAGTCATTAGAAGAATTGATAAAGTTGTTTGGGAAATCTGGAACTCATTATTACAATATTGTTCGCGGAATTCATAACAGTGCTGTAAAACCAAATCGGATTAGAAAATCTCTTGCAGCCGAAAGAACTTTTAGTGAAAACATTTCTTCAGAAATTTTTATGATAGAAAAGTTAGATAAAATTGCAGATGAGTTAGAAAGACGCATGAAAAAAACGGATACTAAAGGAAAAACCATTACCTTAAAAATTAAATATTCAGATTTTACACAACAAACAAGAAGTAAGACAAAAGCAACTTTTATGCAGACGAAAAATGAGTTTTTTCCTGTGGTAAAAGAATTGTTATATCAAGATAAATTACCAAATTCTGTACGTTTATTAGGGTTGTCTTTTGGGAATTTAAACACAGAAATTACTGCACCTATTTGGGTACAATTAAAGTTTGAATTTTAA
- a CDS encoding GNAT family N-acetyltransferase: MNLKITRTNSKNQDFIKLTRHLDAYLKITDEDEHDFYNQYNNIDVLQFVVVTYVDEIAVGCGAIKKFDSDSVEVKRMFVSSEKRGRGIAQKTLTELETWAKELSYKKCILETGKRQVEAVQFYHKCNYKIIPNYAQYRRMENSICFEKYI; the protein is encoded by the coding sequence ATGAATCTAAAAATAACAAGAACAAACTCTAAAAACCAAGATTTTATTAAATTGACAAGACATTTAGATGCATATCTAAAAATTACAGATGAAGACGAACACGATTTTTACAATCAGTATAATAATATCGATGTTTTACAATTTGTTGTTGTAACTTATGTTGATGAAATTGCAGTAGGTTGTGGAGCTATTAAAAAGTTTGATTCTGATTCTGTAGAAGTAAAAAGAATGTTTGTTTCTTCGGAGAAAAGAGGAAGAGGAATTGCTCAAAAAACACTAACAGAATTAGAAACTTGGGCAAAAGAATTAAGCTATAAAAAATGTATTTTAGAAACAGGTAAAAGACAAGTTGAAGCTGTACAGTTTTATCATAAATGTAATTATAAAATAATTCCAAATTACGCACAATATAGAAGAATGGAAAATAGTATTTGTTTTGAAAAATATATATAA
- a CDS encoding FAD-binding oxidoreductase, whose translation MNYSYWELKEWFSSIDFTIVGSGIVGLNCALELKKNHPKAKVLIIEKGMLPQGASTKNAGFACFGSISEIIDDLNAHTEQEIYNLVNKRWKGLQLLRKNLGDKNINFLQHKGYELCESESFFNECISKKEQINKLLKPIFKDDVFSISENKFNFKNVHQQYITNNFEGQIDTGKMAFELLNKAQKLGVKILNNISVESFSETGNLVAVKTDKITFKTDKLFIATNGFANQLLEEKVKPARAQVLVTKPIKNLHIKGTFHLDKGYYYFRNINDRILLGGGRNLDFKTEETTEFGLTDIIQNKLERILKETILPNTDFEIEHRWSGIMGVGNQKKTIVKQLSGNVFCGVRLGGMGIAIGSLVGKELAELID comes from the coding sequence ATGAACTATAGTTATTGGGAATTAAAAGAATGGTTTTCTAGCATCGATTTTACAATTGTTGGTAGTGGAATTGTAGGCCTAAACTGTGCTTTAGAACTCAAAAAAAATCACCCGAAAGCAAAGGTTTTAATCATTGAAAAAGGAATGTTACCTCAAGGAGCAAGCACTAAAAATGCAGGTTTTGCTTGTTTTGGAAGCATATCTGAAATTATTGACGATTTAAACGCACACACAGAACAAGAAATTTATAATTTGGTTAATAAGCGCTGGAAAGGATTGCAACTATTACGTAAGAATTTAGGTGATAAAAACATTAATTTTTTGCAACACAAAGGATATGAATTATGCGAATCTGAATCCTTTTTTAATGAATGTATTTCTAAAAAAGAGCAAATAAATAAGCTTCTAAAACCTATTTTTAAAGATGATGTTTTTTCTATTTCAGAGAATAAATTTAACTTCAAAAATGTGCATCAACAATATATTACAAATAATTTTGAAGGACAGATTGATACAGGAAAAATGGCTTTTGAATTGTTAAATAAAGCTCAAAAATTAGGAGTGAAGATTTTGAATAATATTTCAGTTGAAAGTTTTTCCGAAACAGGAAACTTGGTAGCAGTAAAAACGGATAAAATTACCTTTAAAACAGATAAATTATTTATTGCTACAAATGGATTTGCAAATCAACTTCTAGAAGAAAAAGTAAAACCAGCGAGAGCACAAGTTTTAGTAACAAAACCCATTAAAAATCTACATATAAAAGGGACTTTTCATTTAGATAAAGGGTATTATTATTTCAGAAATATTAATGATAGAATTTTATTAGGAGGCGGAAGAAATCTAGATTTTAAAACAGAAGAAACTACAGAATTTGGTCTAACTGATATTATTCAGAATAAATTAGAAAGAATATTAAAAGAAACAATTTTACCAAACACAGATTTTGAAATAGAACACAGGTGGAGCGGAATTATGGGCGTGGGAAATCAGAAAAAAACCATTGTAAAACAATTGTCTGGTAATGTTTTTTGTGGCGTTCGTTTAGGCGGAATGGGAATTGCAATTGGTAGTTTAGTTGGTAAAGAGTTGGCAGAATTAATAGATTAG
- a CDS encoding NAD(P)/FAD-dependent oxidoreductase yields the protein MNRIFDVVIIGGGLAGLCNAIHLSKFGIKVLLIEKNKYPKHKVCGEYISNEVLPYLDFLEINPFDFGAVKIKKFQLSTTKNKVISAKLPLGGFGISRYTLDFELAKKALKNGVTVLQDSVINVDFENDIFSIETKENQNFTTKVTIGAFGKRSLLDVKMERNFIKKKAPYLGVKIHVKGSFPEDLVALHNFKGGYCGISKVENNAINLCYITSFSSFKKYKNIDDFQEQVVFKNRFLKEIFKNSEAIFEKPLTISQISFETKKPVENHILMCGDSAGMIHPLCGNGMSMAIQSAQLASKLILNYLNGKNVSRNELEKQYIRQWNKKFSLRLKAGHFIAMLFRKDRIAAVLLQILKKLPFLLPIIIKQTHGKPMKI from the coding sequence ATGAATAGAATTTTTGATGTTGTTATAATTGGTGGAGGTTTGGCAGGTTTGTGTAATGCAATTCATTTATCAAAATTTGGTATAAAGGTTTTATTAATTGAGAAAAATAAATACCCTAAACACAAAGTTTGTGGAGAATATATTTCGAATGAAGTATTGCCTTATTTAGACTTTTTAGAAATCAATCCGTTTGATTTTGGTGCTGTTAAAATTAAAAAGTTTCAATTATCCACTACAAAAAATAAAGTAATATCGGCAAAATTGCCCTTGGGAGGATTTGGGATTTCACGATACACTTTAGATTTTGAATTAGCTAAAAAAGCACTAAAAAATGGCGTAACAGTTTTACAGGATTCAGTAATAAATGTTGATTTTGAAAATGATATTTTTTCGATTGAAACGAAGGAAAATCAAAATTTTACAACCAAAGTAACTATTGGCGCTTTTGGAAAACGTTCTTTATTAGATGTGAAAATGGAACGTAATTTTATCAAAAAAAAGGCACCTTATTTAGGGGTTAAAATTCATGTAAAAGGCAGTTTTCCAGAAGATTTAGTGGCACTTCATAATTTTAAAGGCGGTTATTGTGGTATTTCTAAAGTTGAAAATAATGCTATTAACTTGTGTTATATCACTAGTTTTTCATCCTTTAAGAAGTATAAAAATATTGATGATTTTCAAGAGCAAGTTGTTTTTAAAAATAGATTTTTAAAAGAAATATTTAAGAATTCTGAAGCTATTTTTGAGAAGCCTTTAACGATTAGTCAGATTTCTTTTGAAACAAAAAAGCCAGTAGAAAACCATATTCTAATGTGTGGAGATTCTGCAGGAATGATTCATCCACTTTGTGGAAATGGAATGAGTATGGCAATTCAATCTGCACAACTAGCATCTAAATTGATTCTAAATTACTTGAATGGTAAAAACGTGTCTAGAAACGAACTCGAGAAGCAATATATTAGACAGTGGAATAAAAAATTTAGCTTGCGTTTAAAAGCGGGTCATTTTATAGCAATGTTATTTAGAAAAGATAGAATTGCAGCTGTTTTATTGCAAATTTTAAAGAAACTACCTTTTTTATTACCAATTATAATTAAGCAAACACATGGTAAACCAATGAAAATTTAA
- a CDS encoding methyltransferase domain-containing protein, with translation MDFFISTKNRTDKEELMDDFSIGGDLLRDTLDKLENINRYLGGNLVTLNSLKKVLKNHPKEEELTIVDIGCGHGDILRDVAKFGRKNGYKMTLLGIDANPTAIVYANELSTEFPELSFKTEDIFSDTFKNRQFDVVLATLFLHHFKEEQLVSFLGNTLKQTKIAIVVNDLHRHKLAYYLFMLLSLFIKNKMIIEDGLTSVLRGFKRKDLERMAQKLNVKLQISWKWAFRFQWIIQK, from the coding sequence ATGGATTTTTTTATCAGCACAAAAAATAGAACAGACAAAGAAGAATTAATGGACGATTTTTCTATTGGTGGAGATTTACTACGAGATACTTTAGATAAGTTAGAAAATATCAATCGGTATTTAGGGGGGAATTTAGTAACTTTAAATTCGCTGAAAAAAGTATTAAAAAATCACCCAAAAGAAGAAGAGCTAACTATTGTAGATATTGGTTGTGGTCATGGAGATATTTTACGAGATGTGGCAAAATTTGGAAGAAAAAACGGTTACAAAATGACGTTGTTAGGTATTGATGCGAATCCAACTGCAATAGTATATGCAAATGAATTATCAACCGAATTTCCCGAATTGAGTTTTAAAACGGAAGATATTTTTTCTGATACATTTAAAAACAGACAATTCGATGTAGTATTGGCAACCTTATTTTTGCATCATTTTAAAGAAGAACAATTGGTTTCTTTTCTGGGAAATACTCTAAAACAAACAAAAATAGCAATTGTAGTAAACGATTTACATCGACATAAATTGGCATATTATTTATTTATGTTGTTGTCTCTTTTTATCAAAAATAAAATGATTATTGAAGACGGATTAACGTCTGTTTTAAGAGGATTCAAAAGAAAAGATTTAGAAAGAATGGCTCAAAAATTAAATGTAAAATTACAAATTTCTTGGAAATGGGCATTCCGTTTTCAATGGATAATTCAGAAATAA
- a CDS encoding type III polyketide synthase, with product MAVKIIAVAKQLPKYHRETKDIIPFVKLWMQDQDTRFQRKVIKLFEGAGVDKRYSIMDPEEVFVATSFEEKNDIYAREVVKLAEQSLKKSLEKASLKPTDIDYIITVSCTGIMIPSMDAYLINSLQMKQDIVRLPVTEMGCAAGVSGIIYAKNFLKANPNKRAAVIAVEAPTATFQLEDYSMTNIVSAAIFGDGASAVILSSYKEDKGPAIIDEAMYHFYDATSMMGFKLVNTGLQMILDKEVPQKISDHFPAIVHPFLERSNLTIDDVDHLIFHPGGKKIVQTVEDLFGVLGKNIDDTKEVLRLYGNMSSATVLYVLERFMDRNPAKGERGLMLSFGPGFSAQRILLEW from the coding sequence ATGGCGGTAAAAATAATAGCAGTTGCAAAACAACTTCCTAAATATCACAGAGAAACAAAAGATATTATTCCGTTTGTAAAATTATGGATGCAAGATCAAGATACTCGTTTTCAAAGAAAAGTGATTAAACTTTTTGAAGGCGCAGGTGTAGACAAGCGCTATTCTATAATGGATCCTGAAGAAGTTTTTGTGGCAACTTCTTTTGAAGAAAAAAATGATATTTACGCAAGAGAAGTTGTAAAATTAGCAGAACAATCACTAAAAAAATCTTTAGAGAAAGCGAGTTTAAAACCTACGGATATCGATTATATAATTACAGTAAGTTGTACGGGAATTATGATTCCGTCTATGGATGCTTATTTGATTAATTCGCTGCAAATGAAACAAGATATTGTGCGTTTGCCAGTTACAGAAATGGGTTGCGCAGCAGGAGTTTCTGGTATTATTTATGCGAAGAATTTTTTGAAAGCAAATCCGAATAAAAGAGCTGCTGTAATAGCTGTTGAAGCACCAACAGCAACGTTTCAGTTAGAAGATTATTCGATGACAAATATTGTAAGTGCTGCTATTTTTGGTGATGGGGCTTCTGCGGTTATTTTGTCTTCTTATAAAGAAGATAAAGGGCCAGCAATTATTGATGAAGCCATGTATCACTTTTACGATGCGACTTCTATGATGGGTTTTAAACTGGTAAATACAGGTTTACAAATGATATTAGATAAGGAAGTTCCACAGAAAATATCAGATCATTTTCCGGCAATTGTGCATCCGTTTTTAGAACGTAGTAATTTGACAATTGATGATGTAGATCACTTAATTTTTCATCCTGGAGGAAAGAAAATTGTACAAACGGTGGAAGATTTATTTGGTGTTTTAGGAAAGAATATAGATGATACAAAAGAAGTTTTACGTTTGTATGGTAATATGTCTAGCGCAACCGTTTTATATGTTTTAGAACGATTCATGGATCGGAATCCAGCAAAAGGAGAAAGAGGTTTAATGTTGAGTTTTGGTCCTGGTTTTTCTGCGCAACGAATTTTGTTAGAGTGGTAA
- a CDS encoding 3-hydroxyacyl-ACP dehydratase FabZ family protein → MNQIEIIKNLPYTNPFLFVEELTEISEDGVTGNYTFNETAFFYEGHFKGNPITPGVILTETMAQIGVVCLGIYLLKDEISATEKKPQIALTSNQVDFYLPVLPNEKVTVISEKEYFRFNKLKCKVKMMNEKNELVCRGTISGMIKA, encoded by the coding sequence ATGAACCAAATAGAAATCATAAAAAACCTTCCTTATACAAATCCTTTTTTGTTTGTTGAAGAACTCACAGAAATTTCAGAAGATGGAGTTACAGGAAATTACACTTTCAACGAAACTGCCTTTTTTTATGAAGGTCATTTTAAAGGAAATCCAATTACACCAGGCGTTATTTTAACGGAAACAATGGCACAAATTGGCGTTGTATGTTTGGGTATTTATTTATTAAAAGACGAAATTTCAGCAACAGAGAAAAAACCACAAATTGCGTTAACCTCTAATCAGGTTGATTTCTATTTACCTGTTTTACCAAATGAAAAAGTAACGGTGATTTCAGAGAAAGAATATTTTAGATTCAATAAGTTAAAATGCAAAGTAAAAATGATGAATGAGAAAAATGAACTGGTTTGCAGAGGAACTATTTCTGGAATGATAAAAGCTTAA